TTTTATTTGGTGTTCTGCTCGGTATCCTTTCATGGTAAACATGTATTTCCGCACAGGAATCTTCAAATATATGGCTGATAAACTGTGGGCCATTATCAGTCCTGATTACCGGATTGATTGTACTATTAAATAGGTTTCTCTTAATCAAGCAGCGTCTTAATAAACTTGCAGCATCAGAGCCTGTACACCTGTAGCCTATATAATAGTCAATAATGGATCTATCAAATACATCTATTATTGATAGCACAAAGAAAAACTTATTTTCCCCCAGGATGTAACCGTATTTGATATCTGCTTCCCAGAGTTCATTTGACTTTTTAATTATCCTATTGACCGATATTCTGCTTTTAACCTGCGGCTTTATTACCCTTTGGCCTTTAAGGACCTGAAGTTCCTTACAAAGCCTGTATACCTTTTTATGGTTGATGATTAGTTTGTGCTCTCTTCTTAAAGTATGGGTAATTTTATGATAGCCATAGTAGAAGGCATCTTCTTGGATTGCTTCCATAATATATTCCTTAATCTGTTCATCACAGATCCTGCAGCTATCATTAGTCAGGGAGTAACCTACAATAGGCCTCCCGACATTCTCTGACTTTGCTTTAACCTTGTTCTCTATGGAGATATGATAGTAATATGTAGATTTACTCAGACCAGAGAATTTAAGCACTGTTATGGCCTTATATCCTTCATTGATATACTGTTTTGCTACTTGGACTCTGTCCTTTATAGTCGGTTCGTTTTTTTTAAAAGGTCTTTAAGTATAGCAATTTCTAGATCTTTTTCACCAAGTAACTTCTTAAGCTGATCATTCTCTTTTTCAATTTCTTTGCTGTAATTATTTGAATTGAAGTTACTTGATTTTGGGCCTCTGGAGGGGATGCCATCACTGGGTTTCTTTCTGCT
The genomic region above belongs to Oxobacter pfennigii and contains:
- a CDS encoding IS3 family transposase; this encodes MKDRVQVAKQYINEGYKAITVLKFSGLSKSTYYYHISIENKVKAKSENVGRPIVGYSLTNDSCRICDEQIKEYIMEAIQEDAFYYGYHKITHTLRREHKLIINHKKVYRLCKELQVLKGQRVIKPQVKSRISVNRIIKKSNELWEADIKYGYILGENKFFFVLSIIDVFDRSIIDYYIGYRCTGSDAASLLRRCLIKRNLFNSTINPVIRTDNGPQFISHIFEDSCAEIHVYHERIPSRTPNKNAHIEAFHRIFQDECIGVYEFNNYKDAYTEVSRFMKRYNTNRIHSSLKYKTPNEFYAQNLGKEIESMAIRL
- a CDS encoding transposase — protein: MKGNAYSHEFKEQILKEVEETGNVTLVARNHGIPSTTIYTWVKSRKKPSDGIPSRGPKSSNFNSNNYSKEIEKENDQLKKLLGEKDLEIAILKDLLKKTNRL